A window of the Candidatus Planktophila sp. genome harbors these coding sequences:
- a CDS encoding exonuclease domain-containing protein has translation MNSDDETAWQPSIGDLGRPLSETVFVVVDLETSGGSTFAGAGITEIGAVKVCGGKVIGEFQSLVNPGTPIPDYITDLTGISFAMLQGSPSIESILPSFFEFLGSPLTNILVAHNASFDISFLRAAASQHNYKWPRFKVFDTVALARAILSKDDVPDCKLSTLSTFFGAATSPNHRALDDARATVDVLHGIFERFGSLDIKTVEDVMAFTNRISRRGLS, from the coding sequence GTGAATTCTGACGATGAAACGGCATGGCAGCCGAGTATTGGGGATTTAGGTCGGCCATTATCTGAAACGGTTTTCGTTGTCGTAGATCTCGAAACTTCTGGCGGCTCCACCTTTGCCGGAGCCGGAATTACAGAGATCGGAGCTGTGAAAGTTTGTGGTGGCAAGGTAATTGGCGAATTCCAAAGTTTAGTGAACCCCGGAACTCCGATTCCTGATTACATTACCGATTTAACTGGAATATCTTTTGCGATGCTTCAGGGTTCGCCATCAATCGAAAGCATCTTGCCGTCGTTTTTCGAGTTTCTTGGTTCACCCCTAACCAATATTCTAGTTGCACACAATGCCAGTTTTGATATTAGTTTCTTGAGAGCGGCCGCCTCACAACATAATTATAAATGGCCTCGATTTAAGGTATTCGACACCGTTGCATTAGCCCGGGCGATTTTGAGTAAAGATGACGTGCCGGACTGCAAACTTTCTACTCTATCTACATTTTTCGGCGCTGCCACCTCCCCCAATCACCGCGCACTAGATGATGCACGTGCAACCGTCGATGTATTACATGGGATCTTTGAACGCTTTGGTTCACTCGATATCAAAACCGTTGAAGATGTTATGGCATTTACTAATCGGATATCACGAAGAGGTTTGAGCTAG
- a CDS encoding alpha/beta fold hydrolase yields the protein MAVETAPPGWMQDWAATGSDKNARIGVLLVHGFTGAPPSMRPWAEFLLSKGYTVRVPLLPGHGTKPEDLNKVKWQEWPAKVQSELEELFKICDQVFIAGLSMGGGTSLHVAEENNDRLSGIILVNPMIHLPRVSPQLAYVLSRFQKLRASVGNDIKRPGTTEHGYDALPTRGIYQLLLMLKITRENLHKITVPVQLFYSIEDHTLPVSNTEIIMAGLGSTNKSRIELVNSYHVATLDYDQELIFANSLAFIERLTLSR from the coding sequence ATGGCCGTTGAAACCGCACCTCCAGGATGGATGCAAGATTGGGCCGCGACCGGCTCTGATAAAAACGCTCGTATTGGAGTACTGCTTGTACATGGATTCACGGGTGCGCCTCCATCGATGCGCCCGTGGGCGGAGTTTTTGCTCTCTAAGGGTTACACCGTTCGGGTTCCATTACTGCCAGGGCACGGTACTAAGCCTGAGGATTTAAATAAAGTGAAATGGCAAGAGTGGCCAGCTAAAGTGCAAAGCGAGTTAGAAGAGTTATTTAAAATCTGCGATCAAGTCTTTATCGCTGGGTTATCAATGGGCGGTGGAACTTCACTCCATGTTGCAGAAGAGAACAATGATCGATTAAGTGGAATTATTCTCGTTAATCCAATGATTCACCTGCCGCGCGTTTCTCCGCAGTTAGCTTACGTACTTTCGCGCTTTCAAAAACTTCGAGCTAGTGTTGGCAACGACATCAAACGACCTGGGACTACCGAACATGGATATGACGCGTTACCGACTCGCGGAATTTATCAACTTCTTTTAATGCTAAAAATAACCAGAGAGAATCTACATAAAATAACCGTACCTGTTCAACTTTTTTACAGCATCGAAGATCACACTCTGCCAGTTTCAAACACCGAAATCATTATGGCCGGTTTGGGTTCAACAAATAAATCCAGAATTGAATTAGTAAATAGCTATCACGTTGCAACTCTTGATTATGATCAGGAATTGATCTTTGCCAACTCACTCGCATTTATTGAAAGGCTCACACTTTCTAGGTGA
- a CDS encoding nitronate monooxygenase produces MEIGEISSLPRIIQGGMGIGVSSWPMAKAVAQAGGLGVVSGTAIDSVISRRLQDGDSDGSLRRAIEHFPDQEFADEVIRRYFIEGGRERNTPYLLVPKLSLLPTEFSTKFLVLANFVEVWLAKEAHTGLIGINFLEKLQLSTPASIYGAILAGVDYVLMGAGIPSEIPRVIRELSNHKETSISIAVENASTKYYVPFDPSIILGANKIEIAQPKFLAIISSHALAAYLNRDVDVRPDGFVVEGVTAGGHNAPPRGNTPIGSDGQSQFTIKDDADIEKIRATGLPFWLAGGYATPEKLNSAISQGAVGVQVGSIFALSHESGITKELRRQVLTQLADKTLNVITDPLGSPTSFPFKYAELAETISDNSEFDSRVKLCDLGYLRTVVERPNKRIVYRCSGEPNKTFNFKGGVDGATVGKKCLCNALMANIGLAQIRPTGYQEAALVTLGSDLAGEEALLAMYPDGWSAVQAMEYLNGC; encoded by the coding sequence ATGGAAATTGGAGAGATTTCATCACTTCCCCGCATTATTCAAGGTGGCATGGGTATCGGGGTTTCATCATGGCCGATGGCCAAGGCGGTCGCACAGGCCGGTGGCTTAGGGGTTGTCTCCGGCACGGCCATTGATTCGGTAATTTCGCGGCGTTTACAAGATGGCGATAGCGATGGATCGCTTCGCCGAGCAATCGAGCATTTTCCAGATCAAGAATTCGCTGACGAAGTTATCCGACGATACTTTATTGAAGGTGGCAGAGAAAGAAATACTCCCTACCTACTTGTACCCAAACTCTCACTTCTCCCAACTGAGTTTTCTACAAAGTTTTTAGTTTTAGCTAACTTCGTCGAAGTCTGGCTTGCAAAGGAAGCACATACTGGATTAATAGGAATCAATTTTCTTGAAAAGCTGCAATTATCAACGCCCGCATCGATATACGGAGCTATATTGGCAGGAGTTGATTATGTACTCATGGGCGCTGGCATCCCAAGTGAGATACCTCGAGTAATTCGTGAACTTTCAAATCACAAGGAGACGTCAATCTCTATCGCGGTTGAAAATGCGAGCACAAAATACTATGTCCCATTTGATCCTTCTATCATCCTCGGTGCAAATAAAATTGAAATTGCACAACCAAAATTTCTCGCGATTATTTCATCCCATGCTTTAGCGGCATACCTTAACCGTGATGTAGATGTGCGCCCCGATGGATTTGTAGTTGAAGGAGTAACCGCGGGAGGGCACAACGCTCCACCGCGAGGAAACACTCCAATAGGCAGTGATGGTCAGAGCCAGTTTACGATCAAGGATGATGCAGATATAGAAAAGATTCGCGCAACGGGTCTGCCATTTTGGTTAGCGGGTGGATATGCAACTCCAGAAAAGCTCAATTCCGCGATTTCGCAAGGTGCAGTGGGTGTTCAAGTAGGGTCAATCTTTGCACTCTCACATGAATCCGGAATAACGAAAGAGCTGCGCCGGCAAGTATTAACTCAACTGGCTGACAAAACCTTGAATGTAATTACCGATCCACTTGGCTCTCCAACTTCATTTCCATTTAAATATGCCGAACTTGCCGAGACAATTTCAGATAACAGTGAATTTGACTCTCGTGTAAAGCTTTGCGATTTAGGTTATTTGCGAACAGTAGTGGAGCGACCAAATAAACGAATCGTCTATCGATGCTCTGGTGAGCCCAATAAAACCTTTAATTTCAAAGGTGGGGTAGATGGCGCGACGGTGGGCAAAAAATGTCTGTGTAACGCTTTAATGGCCAATATTGGACTGGCGCAAATAAGACCAACAGGTTATCAAGAAGCTGCGCTTGTAACATTGGGCTCTGATTTAGCCGGTGAAGAGGCATTGCTAGCTATGTATCCAGATGGTTGGAGTGCAGTTCAAGCCATGGAGTATTTGAACGGTTGTTAA
- a CDS encoding DinB family protein, with translation MLNQEKLLLHMAWANQYVLAALERLSDSDWQLKLTEDDWSIQVLVNHIVLAAGGYAHRVSGRAVSTGLNQEMVIPLADLQAHCAEADEILRIESHKPDEVNTYTRDGGSVDRSRSTIISQSIHHATEHRAQISDTLKVHGIRILDLDEIDLWAYSDIAGEINSIDG, from the coding sequence ATGCTCAACCAAGAGAAGTTGCTGCTGCATATGGCGTGGGCAAATCAATATGTTCTAGCCGCATTGGAGCGACTTTCAGATTCAGATTGGCAACTCAAACTCACCGAAGATGATTGGTCGATTCAAGTGTTAGTCAATCACATCGTCTTAGCTGCCGGGGGATATGCCCATCGCGTATCCGGTCGAGCGGTTTCAACTGGTTTAAATCAAGAGATGGTAATACCGCTAGCCGATTTGCAGGCCCATTGTGCCGAAGCCGATGAGATTTTGCGCATTGAATCGCATAAACCTGATGAAGTAAATACGTACACCCGTGACGGTGGAAGCGTTGACAGATCGCGTTCAACAATTATTTCTCAGTCTATACATCATGCAACTGAACACCGTGCACAGATTTCAGATACGCTGAAAGTGCATGGAATTCGTATTTTGGATTTAGATGAAATTGACCTTTGGGCATACTCAGATATAGCCGGGGAGATTAATTCAATCGATGGATAG
- a CDS encoding GNAT family N-acetyltransferase, giving the protein MDREPVIYTPRLELHHLNVAEIISLLERPEDPWIYEGKGFTNPHRELIDESGPLAWRVPQVKVEPQLNKWFVRWMVLRQSREIIGSTSFHGAPDDNGMIEIGLGVSPNFRRQGFAFETLVGMWSWVCIQEGVKTLRYTVAASNEASIALVSKFGFSHIGQQLDEIDGPEEIFELSTEIFKNLSF; this is encoded by the coding sequence ATGGATAGAGAGCCGGTAATTTACACGCCGCGCTTAGAACTACATCACTTAAACGTTGCTGAAATTATCTCTCTCCTTGAAAGACCTGAAGACCCATGGATTTATGAAGGCAAGGGCTTTACTAATCCGCACCGCGAACTTATTGATGAGTCTGGCCCATTGGCATGGAGAGTTCCGCAAGTGAAGGTAGAACCGCAGCTCAATAAATGGTTTGTTCGATGGATGGTTTTAAGACAGAGCCGAGAGATTATTGGCAGCACTAGTTTTCATGGTGCACCAGATGACAATGGAATGATTGAAATTGGCCTAGGTGTAAGTCCAAATTTCCGGAGACAGGGTTTTGCTTTCGAGACCTTGGTTGGAATGTGGAGTTGGGTCTGTATACAGGAGGGCGTAAAAACCCTGAGGTACACCGTTGCCGCCTCCAACGAAGCCTCGATTGCACTTGTGAGTAAGTTTGGTTTTTCGCACATCGGCCAACAATTGGATGAGATTGATGGTCCTGAAGAAATCTTCGAGTTATCGACTGAAATCTTTAAGAATCTCAGTTTCTAG
- a CDS encoding tryptophanase — MEFNTIIEPFRIHSVASIAMTTQSQREKFIADVGYNLFSLHSDDVLIDFLTDSGTGAMSRNQWAAIQRGDESYAGSPSWLTFKAAVQNLFPYKHVIPTHQGRAAEKILFTAIGGAGKVIPSNTHFDTTRANIEYSQAEAVDLVIAEGRDPANLHPFKGNMDLVALEAVINARGVGNIPVVMMTITNNSGGGQPVSLENLKAVSAMCKKYSIPFFLDACRFAENAWFIREREVGQSERQVVDIVREIAALANGMTMSAKKDPLGNIGGWLALNDDGLAAICRNLLILTEGFPTYGGLAGRDLEALAVGLSEVVSHDYLKYRIRSTAYLGNALAQMGIPVVQPIGGHAVYIDAKALLPHIPALQYPGQSLAIELYKIGGIRGCEIGSVMFGRKPDGSELPATMELVRLAIPRRTYTQSHIDYVIEVCEEVLKRAPSFHGYRITQEPASLRHFTSEFAPL; from the coding sequence ATGGAATTTAATACCATCATCGAGCCATTTAGAATTCACTCAGTAGCATCAATTGCAATGACAACGCAATCGCAGCGGGAAAAATTCATTGCAGATGTCGGATACAATCTTTTTTCTCTGCACTCCGACGATGTTCTTATTGATTTTCTCACTGATTCGGGCACAGGCGCTATGAGTCGAAATCAATGGGCAGCCATTCAACGAGGGGATGAGTCATATGCGGGTTCGCCATCGTGGTTAACTTTTAAAGCAGCGGTTCAAAACCTCTTTCCTTACAAACATGTTATCCCGACGCACCAAGGACGGGCCGCTGAGAAGATTCTATTCACGGCGATTGGGGGAGCAGGGAAAGTTATTCCGAGTAATACTCACTTTGATACCACGCGCGCAAATATTGAGTATTCACAAGCCGAGGCAGTTGACCTAGTTATAGCTGAGGGCCGTGATCCTGCTAACTTGCATCCATTTAAAGGAAACATGGATTTGGTGGCGCTTGAAGCAGTTATTAACGCGCGAGGAGTTGGAAACATTCCGGTCGTAATGATGACAATAACAAATAATTCAGGTGGTGGCCAACCTGTCTCACTTGAAAATTTGAAGGCCGTCAGTGCAATGTGTAAAAAATACTCTATCCCTTTCTTTTTGGATGCATGTCGATTCGCTGAAAATGCTTGGTTTATTCGCGAACGTGAAGTAGGGCAATCAGAACGCCAAGTCGTAGATATTGTGCGCGAAATCGCAGCTTTAGCCAATGGAATGACAATGAGTGCAAAGAAGGATCCTTTAGGCAACATCGGGGGCTGGCTCGCACTCAACGATGATGGACTTGCAGCAATATGCCGAAACCTTCTCATTTTGACTGAGGGTTTTCCAACTTACGGCGGTCTGGCTGGGCGTGATTTAGAGGCGTTAGCGGTTGGTCTTAGTGAAGTTGTCTCACATGATTATTTGAAGTATCGAATCAGATCAACGGCCTATCTTGGAAATGCCCTTGCCCAGATGGGAATTCCAGTTGTGCAACCAATCGGAGGTCATGCGGTTTACATCGATGCTAAAGCACTTTTGCCACACATCCCAGCGTTGCAGTATCCAGGCCAATCACTTGCAATCGAACTCTATAAAATCGGTGGAATTCGTGGATGTGAAATAGGCAGTGTTATGTTCGGGCGAAAACCCGATGGAAGCGAACTCCCTGCGACCATGGAGCTTGTGCGTTTGGCCATTCCACGACGCACATATACTCAAAGTCACATTGATTACGTAATTGAAGTATGTGAAGAAGTGCTCAAACGTGCACCAAGCTTTCACGGTTACAGGATTACACAAGAGCCAGCTTCCCTGCGGCACTTCACATCGGAGTTTGCACCTCTTTGA
- a CDS encoding phosphomannose isomerase type II C-terminal cupin domain, with protein MSQEFQGRGLTMTQELEKSTRPWGRYEILQEHAQFKVKCIWVSPGKRLSYQRHEKRAEQWYFVQGKAEVTLNGVITHHSAGDSVTVKIGDLHRVSNVSDREVIFIEVQTGTYFGEDDIERIEDDFGRR; from the coding sequence GTGTCTCAAGAGTTTCAAGGAAGAGGTTTGACCATGACCCAGGAATTAGAGAAATCGACTCGCCCATGGGGGCGTTACGAAATCCTGCAAGAGCATGCCCAATTCAAGGTCAAGTGCATCTGGGTCTCGCCAGGGAAAAGACTCTCTTACCAACGCCATGAGAAACGTGCCGAACAATGGTATTTCGTGCAAGGCAAAGCTGAAGTAACGCTAAATGGAGTGATCACTCACCATTCGGCAGGAGATAGCGTCACTGTGAAAATCGGAGATCTCCATCGAGTGAGCAATGTCAGCGATAGAGAAGTTATCTTCATTGAAGTTCAAACCGGCACCTACTTTGGTGAAGATGATATTGAACGAATCGAAGATGATTTCGGGCGCCGATAA
- a CDS encoding chorismate-binding protein, which yields MSQDEAMFWMGGRSATGLTEITHDPSDLDDGGFWAVSTTFEGAFTAARFESVTPAPFPKVTWKKLEGQWHSSRSKSGYIEYVESIQTLIAQGWVYQVNACRELSTPFDESRNLRGLFSSILIDNPAPWASYFETPGINIASASPELFLKRNGNRVRTSPIKGTQLPGQSHFGAKDIAENVMIVDLMRNDFGAICQGGTVTVPRLLASEPHPGLVHLVSDIEGELRDGISWSEIFAALQPAGSISGAPKSSAVSVITENEIARGPYCGALGWVQGDACELSVAIRIFFKDSALRFGTGAGITWGSIPSDEWEETELKARRLISIAGGTLS from the coding sequence ATGAGTCAGGACGAAGCTATGTTTTGGATGGGAGGCCGATCTGCAACCGGTTTGACCGAGATAACCCATGATCCTTCAGATTTAGATGATGGTGGTTTTTGGGCGGTTTCAACAACCTTTGAAGGCGCTTTTACTGCAGCGCGATTTGAGAGCGTGACACCTGCACCGTTTCCAAAAGTTACATGGAAAAAACTGGAGGGCCAGTGGCATTCATCGCGAAGTAAATCGGGCTACATCGAATACGTGGAGTCAATTCAAACTCTTATTGCTCAGGGATGGGTGTATCAAGTAAATGCCTGCAGAGAGTTATCAACGCCCTTTGATGAATCTCGTAACTTGCGTGGTCTTTTTTCATCGATTCTTATCGACAATCCTGCACCGTGGGCCTCATATTTTGAAACCCCTGGAATTAATATCGCATCGGCTTCGCCAGAATTATTTTTAAAACGAAATGGAAATCGAGTGCGGACTTCGCCGATTAAAGGAACTCAACTTCCTGGTCAATCTCACTTTGGCGCGAAAGATATCGCTGAAAATGTCATGATCGTTGATTTAATGCGCAATGATTTCGGAGCAATCTGTCAAGGTGGCACGGTCACGGTTCCAAGACTTTTGGCATCAGAGCCACATCCTGGGTTAGTACATTTAGTCTCAGATATTGAGGGCGAACTTAGAGATGGAATTTCTTGGAGCGAGATTTTTGCGGCGCTGCAACCTGCTGGATCAATTAGCGGTGCCCCTAAGTCATCGGCGGTTTCAGTGATAACCGAGAATGAAATCGCTCGCGGCCCTTACTGCGGGGCTCTAGGGTGGGTTCAAGGCGATGCATGTGAACTCTCAGTCGCAATTCGAATCTTCTTTAAAGATAGCGCGTTGCGTTTTGGAACAGGAGCGGGAATTACATGGGGGAGCATCCCAAGTGATGAGTGGGAAGAGACCGAATTGAAAGCGCGCCGACTCATTTCAATCGCTGGTGGAACCTTGTCATGA
- a CDS encoding aminotransferase class IV: MKISFNGALLDIETTPCTPTGWLQGNGLFETLRTVDGVVYAYSRHIARAIKSAQIAQINLPDLELVEQAVAQVLGAEPHPDGLLRISFGSNDQWAVVHLPYHSHNKPARVRIHPDALAPDSQMIKRYPYEHRLAILEEAKLVGFDDAIVCNTDGNICEGAVSNVMMNINDRWVTPPTSDGTLPGIMRELVVEHCEVSVESISISRIDEVRAAILLSSLRISQPVASIDGRELEASQAFSDKIRAMVILHSLG; the protein is encoded by the coding sequence ATGAAGATCTCATTTAACGGGGCTTTACTTGATATTGAAACTACACCATGTACTCCAACAGGATGGCTGCAGGGTAATGGATTATTTGAAACTTTACGTACAGTAGATGGTGTTGTCTATGCATACTCTCGCCATATTGCGCGCGCAATAAAGAGTGCTCAGATTGCCCAGATAAACTTGCCTGATCTTGAACTTGTTGAACAAGCGGTAGCACAGGTGCTTGGAGCCGAACCACACCCTGATGGTTTATTGCGAATCTCTTTTGGCTCCAATGATCAGTGGGCCGTTGTTCATCTGCCGTATCACTCACACAATAAGCCGGCTAGGGTGCGTATTCACCCCGATGCACTTGCACCCGATAGCCAGATGATTAAACGCTATCCATATGAACATCGCTTGGCGATTTTAGAAGAGGCAAAGCTCGTAGGTTTTGATGACGCGATAGTGTGTAACACCGATGGAAATATTTGTGAAGGCGCGGTCTCAAATGTGATGATGAATATCAATGACCGTTGGGTGACGCCGCCCACTAGTGATGGAACTTTGCCCGGCATCATGCGAGAGCTCGTTGTTGAGCACTGCGAGGTGAGCGTTGAATCAATTTCTATCTCTCGAATCGATGAAGTACGAGCGGCGATTTTGCTCAGTAGTCTTCGAATCTCACAGCCAGTGGCATCTATTGATGGTCGCGAATTAGAGGCATCTCAGGCCTTCAGCGATAAAATCCGAGCGATGGTCATACTTCATTCGCTAGGCTAA
- the thrS gene encoding threonine--tRNA ligase yields the protein MSSIEITVDGQLLSVEVDIRPTHLFADNKDIVVARINGQLRDLWSQLNAGDIVEGVSISSPDGLAVLRHSTAHVMAQAVQELYANTRLGIGPPIKDGFYYDFEPEASFNPDDLVKIEAVMRKIVKEGQRFRRRVVTETEALFELAHEPYKCELIGIKGPAGEEASVEVGGSELTIYDNLGRDGNPVWSDLCRGPHLSSTKLIPAFKLMRSAGAYWRGSEKNPMLQRIYGTAWTSQDELNAYLELLAEAEKRDHRRLGAELDLFSFPEEIGSGLAVFHPKGGIIRRAMEDYSRKRHEDEGYEFVYSPHLTKAALFETSGHLEWYADGMYPPMILDEEFHTDGTIKRAGQQYYMKPMNCPFHNLIYRSRGRSYRELPLRLFEFGTVYRYEKSGVLHGITRARGFTQDDAHIYCTKEQMVGELDSLLTFVLNLLRDYGLSDFYLELSTRNPEKSVGDDSDWLEATEALRAAATAQKLELVLDEGGAAFYGPKISVQAKDAIGRTWQMSTIQVDFQLPQRFGLEYVTPNGTRQRPVMIHRALFGSIERFFGVLTEHYAGAFPPWLAPVQAIGIPVADAFADYLAGVMSAMGKAGIRTELDNSDDRMQKKVRNAQLQKIPFMVIAGEEDQAAGAVSFRYRNGEQKNGIPIADAIAEIKKIIDDRTQV from the coding sequence ATGTCCTCGATAGAGATCACAGTAGATGGTCAACTGCTCAGCGTTGAGGTCGATATTCGCCCAACCCATCTCTTCGCTGATAACAAAGATATTGTTGTTGCGCGCATCAATGGTCAACTACGAGATCTCTGGAGCCAGTTAAATGCTGGAGATATCGTTGAGGGTGTTTCGATTTCCTCCCCTGATGGTTTAGCCGTTCTTAGACACTCAACTGCGCATGTAATGGCCCAAGCCGTTCAGGAGCTCTATGCCAATACTCGTCTAGGAATCGGACCACCCATCAAAGATGGCTTCTACTATGACTTTGAACCAGAGGCGAGTTTTAACCCAGATGATTTAGTAAAAATCGAAGCGGTGATGCGCAAGATCGTCAAAGAAGGTCAGCGTTTTAGGCGGCGAGTGGTTACTGAAACCGAAGCACTTTTTGAGCTTGCTCACGAACCATACAAATGCGAACTCATTGGAATTAAAGGTCCCGCAGGTGAAGAAGCCAGTGTTGAAGTCGGCGGCTCCGAATTAACGATATATGACAACTTAGGTCGAGATGGGAATCCAGTGTGGAGTGATCTATGCAGAGGCCCACACTTATCATCGACAAAGTTAATCCCTGCATTTAAATTAATGCGAAGCGCTGGGGCATATTGGCGTGGCTCGGAAAAAAATCCGATGTTACAGCGCATTTACGGAACTGCTTGGACTTCTCAGGATGAGCTCAATGCTTACCTAGAGCTTTTGGCAGAGGCTGAAAAGCGCGATCATCGCCGACTTGGAGCAGAGTTAGATCTCTTTTCATTTCCCGAAGAGATTGGCTCAGGTTTAGCGGTATTTCATCCAAAGGGCGGAATTATTCGTAGAGCAATGGAGGATTACTCCCGAAAGCGCCACGAGGATGAGGGATACGAGTTTGTCTACTCACCCCATTTAACAAAGGCCGCGCTCTTTGAAACATCAGGACACCTAGAATGGTATGCCGATGGTATGTACCCACCAATGATTTTAGATGAAGAGTTTCATACCGATGGCACAATCAAACGTGCAGGTCAGCAGTATTACATGAAGCCAATGAACTGCCCTTTCCACAATCTAATTTATCGCTCACGTGGTCGCTCGTATCGTGAACTTCCATTGCGTCTTTTTGAATTTGGTACGGTCTACCGCTATGAAAAATCTGGAGTTCTCCATGGCATCACACGTGCACGGGGATTTACTCAAGATGATGCGCATATTTATTGCACTAAAGAACAGATGGTTGGTGAACTGGATTCGCTTCTGACCTTTGTTCTTAACTTACTTCGCGATTATGGTCTCAGTGATTTCTATCTTGAACTCTCCACTAGAAACCCTGAAAAATCAGTTGGCGACGATAGTGATTGGCTGGAGGCAACCGAGGCACTTCGCGCCGCCGCGACTGCCCAGAAACTTGAACTTGTATTAGATGAGGGTGGAGCGGCTTTTTACGGACCAAAGATTTCAGTTCAGGCAAAAGATGCAATCGGTCGAACATGGCAGATGTCGACTATCCAAGTTGATTTCCAACTACCGCAACGCTTTGGACTTGAGTATGTCACTCCGAATGGCACCCGCCAGCGCCCAGTGATGATCCACCGCGCACTCTTTGGCTCCATTGAACGGTTTTTTGGAGTCTTGACCGAACATTATGCAGGGGCTTTTCCGCCATGGCTTGCTCCTGTCCAGGCTATAGGAATTCCAGTGGCCGATGCTTTCGCCGATTATTTAGCAGGAGTCATGTCGGCCATGGGCAAAGCTGGAATTCGCACTGAACTCGATAACTCTGATGATCGAATGCAAAAGAAAGTTCGCAATGCCCAATTGCAAAAAATACCCTTCATGGTGATCGCGGGCGAAGAAGATCAAGCAGCTGGTGCCGTCTCATTTAGATATCGAAATGGTGAGCAGAAAAATGGAATTCCTATCGCCGATGCAATAGCTGAAATCAAAAAAATAATCGACGATCGCACGCAGGTGTAA
- a CDS encoding HIT domain-containing protein: protein MDGLGIPDSWARLWAPHRLDYLRGENRPLEGNGIECPFCRIPTLSNEDGLIVHRGETAYVVMNLYPYNPGHLLICAYRHVSDLTDLTDIERDEISALTAHAMRTVRIVSSPAGFNLGMNQGAISGAGVADHIHQHLVPRWSGDANFMPIIGHTKVIPQLLSLTRDEIAAAW from the coding sequence ATGGATGGCTTAGGGATTCCAGATAGTTGGGCACGTTTATGGGCTCCACATCGACTTGATTATCTACGTGGTGAAAACCGTCCGCTAGAAGGAAATGGAATTGAATGTCCATTCTGTCGAATTCCAACTTTAAGCAATGAAGATGGTCTAATTGTTCATCGCGGCGAAACCGCTTACGTGGTCATGAATTTGTATCCATATAACCCGGGCCATCTTTTAATTTGTGCTTATCGACATGTCAGCGATTTAACCGATTTAACTGACATTGAGCGCGATGAGATTTCAGCGCTCACTGCGCATGCAATGAGGACGGTGCGCATCGTGTCTTCGCCAGCAGGTTTTAATCTTGGCATGAACCAAGGGGCGATTTCTGGAGCAGGAGTGGCCGATCATATTCATCAGCATCTTGTTCCACGGTGGAGTGGTGATGCCAACTTCATGCCGATCATCGGGCATACGAAAGTTATCCCGCAGCTTTTAAGCCTTACTCGCGATGAAATCGCAGCCGCGTGGTGA
- a CDS encoding CDP-alcohol phosphatidyltransferase family protein, with product MISRIFKPAVTRFITPVAKFALRIGITPNGATFIGALGVVASSLYFYPRGDFFLGTAIILIFALSDLFDGTMARISQIGASRWGAFLDSTIDRITDSAILIGLAIYLIDRDDRLTGVVIVALVSGLLVPYIRAKAEIFSIPCSGGIAERTERLAISMLAIAFDGLGVPFVLAGGLWLLAILGSVTVLQRMLIVKRALA from the coding sequence ATGATAAGTCGCATTTTCAAACCGGCGGTTACGAGATTCATAACACCCGTAGCTAAGTTCGCCCTTCGTATCGGCATCACGCCTAACGGGGCCACCTTTATTGGTGCGCTCGGTGTAGTTGCATCCTCGCTCTATTTCTACCCGAGGGGGGATTTTTTTCTCGGAACGGCCATCATCTTAATCTTTGCCCTTAGCGATCTTTTCGATGGAACCATGGCGAGAATTTCCCAGATAGGTGCCAGTCGTTGGGGCGCTTTTTTAGATTCAACGATAGATCGAATAACAGACTCTGCAATCTTGATTGGTTTAGCAATCTATTTAATCGATAGAGATGATCGCTTGACCGGTGTAGTCATAGTTGCCTTAGTGTCAGGTTTGCTGGTGCCATATATTCGAGCTAAAGCTGAGATTTTTTCAATTCCATGTTCAGGTGGAATCGCCGAACGCACTGAGCGATTAGCAATTTCAATGCTAGCTATCGCCTTTGATGGTCTTGGCGTTCCATTTGTTTTAGCCGGGGGATTGTGGTTGTTAGCGATCCTGGGATCAGTAACAGTGCTACAACGAATGCTCATCGTTAAAAGAGCGCTTGCCTAA